TCCATCATATCGCCGATGAGGCTTTCATATTTGCCGTCCACAAGAATCTTTTGAAGCGGCTGTCTGACCTTGATTCTTTCTTTTTCTCTTGCACCTCGTCCAAGTCCAACCAAGGTTCTCACAAGATCCATTCTGGCTTCGACGTTTTCATCGATATATTCCTCTTTCGCCACTGGATAGAAGGAAAGATGAACTGATTCTTCACCTGTGAGCTTTTGATACATCTCATCGGTTATAAACGGAGCAAAAGGAGCAGCCAGCTGCGCCAGACCCACAAGAACTTCATAGGTGGTTGCGTAAACTGCCTTCTTATCATCGGTGAGTTCTTCTCCCCAGAACCGTCTTCTGGCTCTGCGGATATACCAGTTGGAAAGATCCTCATTGACGAAGTCCTGAATCTTTCTGACGGACTTCATATGATCATATCGGTTCATTTCCTCTGTGACATCCTTGACCAGACCATTGAATTTGGATAAAATCCAGCGATCCAGCTCCGGTCTTTGACTGTAGTCAATTGCAAATCCCTTCGGATTGATCTCATCCTGATTGGAATAAAGTACGAAGAAATTATATACATTTTTCAAAGTTCCAAAAAACTTGCTTACAACTTCGATCAATCCGTCTTCGTCAAATTTTGTCGGTGACCAAGCGGGTGATACGTACAGCAGGTACCATCTGGTTGCATCTGCGCCGTATTTGTCAAAGAGCTGGAAGGGATCAACGGTGTTGCCCTTTGTCTTGGACATTTTTTTGCCTTCTTTGTCAAGAATCAGGTCGTTGACAAGAACATTGCGGTATGGCGCTTTGCCCTTAATAAAGGTTGAAATCGCCAGCAGGGAATAGAACCAGCCTCTTGTCTGATCGATTCCCTCACAGATAAAGTCTGCAGGGAAAAGTTCCTCATCAAATTTCTCCTTGTTTTCAAAAGGATAGTGATGCTGAGCGAACGGCATTGCTCCGCTGTCAAACCAGCAGTCCATAACCTCAGGGATTCTGGACATGGTGCTTCCGCATTTTTCGCACTTGATATGAACATCATCCACGTAAGGACGATGTAGCTCAATGCTCTCGTCTATGGTCTCGATGGCCTTTTCTACCAGTTCTGCTCTGGAGCCGATGGATTCTAGATGGCCGCATTCGCATTTCCAGATATTGATTGGCGTTCCCCAGTATCTGTTTCTTGAAATGGCCCAGTCATTGACGTTTTCCAGCCAGTTGCCGAAACGCTTTTCCCCCACGAAATCCGGGAACCAGTTCACTTCATTATTATTTGCCACAAGCTGATCTTTCAGCTTCGTCATTTCAATGTACCAGCTGGGCTTTGCATAATAGATCAGAGGAGTTCCGCATCTCCAGCAATGGGGATAGTTATGCTCCATCTTCTCCTTAGCATAGATCTTGTCCTCGGATGCCAGCCACTTGATGATGTCCACATCAAGATTGGGGTCGAGAACAAATCTGCCCGCCCATGGAGTTTCTGTATAGTTTCCCTGCTCATCCACAGGATTTGGTACAGGAAGATCATATCTTCTGCCTGTATTGTAGTCGTCTTCTCCGAAGGCAGGAGCGGTATGAACGATACCAGTACCGTCTTCAATGGTGACATAGTCAGCACAGGTCACGAAAAAAGCCTTTTTATCCACCTGAATAAAGGGCATGAGTTGTTCATATTCGATGTGCTCCAGTTCTTTTCCCTTCATTTCCGCAAGGATCTGATAGGATTCTGCACCCAGCACTTTATCTGCCAGAGCCTTTGCAAGATAGTACACCTTGCCTTCTTGCTCTGCTTTAATATAGTCGATATCCGCACCCACGGTCAGGGCAACATTTGATGCCAGCGTCCATGGAGTTGTGGTCCATGCAAGGAAGTACTCATTGGCATCCTTGCGCTTGAACTTGGCAACAACCGTATTTGTTTTTACTTCCTTATATCCCAAGGCCACTTCATGGGAAGCAAGTCCCGTTCCGCAGCGCGGACAATAAGGAAGAATTTTATGTCCTTCATAGATTAAGCCGGCCTTGAAAAATTCTTTTAAAATCCACCAGCCGCTTTCAATGTAATTGTTGTCCAGTGTAATATACGGATTGTCAAGATCGATGATATAACCCATGCGCTTCGTCATTTCCCGCCACTGGCGTTCATAGGTAAATACCGATTCCTTGCACTTCAGATTGAATTCTTTGATTCCGTACTTTTCAATGTCCTGCTTTCCAGACATCGAAAGTTGTTTCTCCACTTCTATCTCAACGGGAAGTCCGTGGGTGTCCCAGCCGGCCTTTCTCTTGACTTCAAATCCCTGCATGGTCTTGTAACGGCATACGGAGTCCTTCAGTGTTCTTGCGATCACATGGTGGATTCCAGGCCTTCCGTTGGCGGTTGGAGGTCCTTCATAAAATACAAATGAAGGTTTTCCTTTTCTGGTCGATACACATTTGCCCAGCAGATCTTCTTTTTCCCACTGGTCTGCCTGCTCATTCTGTAGATGAGCAATGGCTTTTTCCGATAAATTTTCAAACATTCTGCATCATCCTTCTTTACCCTCCTTTGACAAGGTCCAACACGGTTTGCAAAGGCAAATTTGCCCACTGACGTTGCCTTTTTTCCCTGGCTTTAGCCAGAATGGAAAAACGGACAGCGTAGCAAGCATAGCTTGCGTAGGAGGCACTGCCGTTGTTAGCTTTTCGTTGGAATAGGATCACTATGCCAGCGAAAAGCTGCCTAGTCATTGAAAAAATTTGCCGTCTGCAAACTCATTCAGTTGACTTGGGAACCTGAGCGGATGAAATTGGAGCACCGGCAAGGCAACGGCTTTGCCTCCGACTCGCTTCGCTCCCTGCTGTCTGTTTTGCCGATCCAAGCAAGCTTGGGGCAAAAAGACCGCAGGACGCAGCGTTACTGGGCGTAACGCAAGGGCGAGAACGTTGCAGGCGCTCAAATTTCGCGTGTTGTACTTTGTCAAAGAAGGGTATATATCAATAATCATTAACCTATTAAATCTTTAACCCTTTCATTTTAATCTCTTTCTTCATATTATGTCAAGAAAATATACAATTCAATCAGTTTCATTGTACTGATTGTAACGATTGCGAGCTTTTGATCTCAGACTTTACAAACCAGAACTGGAATTAAAGATCGAAGAAGTCGGATTTTTTTCTGATCCGGCTCATGATGTCATAGATTACATCGGTACGATAGCCGAGTGAAGAAAGTCTCCTGCCAATTTTCGCAATGGTTTTATCATCGATTTCCCTGGGGATGTTTTCTCCGCCTTCATCAAAGCTTTCTCCGTTACTGCCGGAATTGATGAGTTCTGCTGCTGCATAAAATGAACTCTTTGCATGCAGAATTTTCTGCGCCTCTTTCATTGCTGCTTCTTTTTCTGCATCCTTGCCGAAGCCTTCCTTAACGATTTCTTGTATCAAGGCGGGGTCAAGTCCCTTATCTTTGAGCTCCGCGGCAACGCGTCCAGGACCGCGACCTTTGCCCATTGCGTACCGAAGATAATTTTCACAATAACGGAAATCATCAAGGTAACCAAGTTCTATCAATTCTGCGATCGCAACATCGATTTCCTCCCTGTCAAAGTCTCTTGAAGCTAGATGCTGTCTAACTTCATGAACACTTCTGTCCCTCCGGTTTAAAAACAGCAATGCTGTATCGCGGCAATCAAAGGAACTGATTTTCTGGCTTCCGTTATTCTCCTTATTTTTTTCAATCCTCTTTCTTTCAATACTCATGTTGTCAGATATCCCTTTCGACTGTCACAATGCAGTTAGAACTTTATTCCCATTTTAAAAGATGAGCTGATCTCCCACTCCCGCTGGAATACAGCGGCTGCCCAGCCTCAGTTTGAGTCCGCAGATACCTTCCATGCCAGTGCAGTGTACCGGTATGACATACTCCATCTCTTCTGCAGCAATCTGATCCAGGATTTGATTTAAATCATCACCCTTCGTATGATACAGATGCATACCTGCCAGCAGTCCAAGGATCTTTTCGCCTGGGAACAGCTCCTTTGCATAGGAAATACATGGAATCACACCGGTATGGCTGCATCCAGAAAAAATAAAAATCCCCCTACCGGTTTCTCGATCCCCTTTTAATCGTATTGCCAGAAACTGCTCGTGATTCATCTCATCCGGTCTTAATTCGCCATCCTGCCCTTTGATATAAAATTGCTCTGTGGGAGTGAAAACATCTGTCTTAGGTATGGTTCCGGAGATTACGATGTCATTTGTCAGCCAAAGGGGTCCCTCTGTAAGGATTAATCTACCTTGCAGCATTTTCTTTTCCTCTTCTGTCCAGCGTATCCCACAGCTTTCTTCATCCAGCTTTCCATCCTCCATACCATATGTAGCTCCAAAAGCTTCCTTATGGATATAAATTGGTGCATTTTTATTCAATTTGCAGAAGGATGGTATCCCGCCTGTATGATCGTAATGACCGTGACTGATGACCGCCGCGTCTGCTTGTGTAAGGTCAATCTTTAATTTATCTGCATTATCAAGATATAACTGAGAACCTCCCATATCAAAAACCAGCGTCTTCTCATCCGTCTCAATATAGACTGCCAGCCCATGCTCTGCCATGCATTCCGTATGATTGGTTCTGTTTTCACTTAGTATTTGGATTCTCATCTATAACTCTCCTTCTTTTTTTGCCATGGATGGCATGCTTAGGCCTACAACACCGATGATGATCAATACCGTACACAGAATATGATAGAATTCCAATGGTTCTCCTAAAACGATCACACCCGCTACAATGGAAATCGCTGTGGAAAGATTTCCGAATATCGTCGCTTTTACCGCCTCCATATGAGCAAGCATGTAGGCCATAAGCATAGCTGAAATCAAGGTGGACGGAATCCCCAGATACAATGTCGCCAATATAAAGTCCGAATGGGTCAGGGGATCAAAGTAGCTTCCCAGCGTTCCATTCTTAAGACCAAATAAAATCATTGCAAGATTAAACAGGATACAGCCTCCGGCTGTGATAAAAAAAGTGATTTCAAACGGTTGATAGATCTTTCTCACATATCTCATCATCACATTGCTGATTGCCATAAAAATGCTCGCCAGAAACAGTATGACAAGACCGATCAGATTGACAGTAAGGTCTGTGGATCCCAGCACAAACATCAGGATAACAGCTGCCACTGAAAGGCAGACAAAGATATTCTGCTTCCAACTCGTACTCTCCTTCAAAAAAAAGCCTGCAATGATCTTTGCCAAAATCGGTATGATCGCAAAAAGAATCCCGCTTTCAATAGAAGTTGCAAACAAAAGTCCTATGGTCTGTAAAATCATGAAGCCAACATAAAATCCGGCGGTCAAAGCAAGCTTGATACGTGGCTTCTCCTTCAGATTAATTTTGACAACCCCGAAGAGAACAACAACTAAGGCCGCAAGAAATGCAAAATTAAATCGGTAGGTCAAGGTTTCCAGAGGCGTTGCTATGGAAACGCAGGTTTTTACTCCAATAAATGAGAATCCGACGATAAAGGAAAATAGTACGGCGCTGCCATAGACCTTGATATTTCCAGGCGTTTGTCCCTGCTCTCCTTCTGCTGCCTTCCTCTTTTCGGTTTTAATTGAAATTGACTTCTTGCTCATTATAATACTACTGCCTTTCTTTTAATAACTGCTTGATCTTACAGGTCAATATTTTTGTTCCTTCTGCCTGATTTTACAGGACAAGGTTTGTTCATTCTGCTTCATTTTATGGAATGTGACAGTTCGCTTTCGATATCATTCCTGGATCGTTTCAAGGTCGTTGATCTGGAGCCAGAATAATTGTCTGGGATATGGCATTACCGCTTTTACAGCAATATGCAGCCTTGATCTCGGAAGAAATCTCATTGAAACCAATGATGTATGAA
This genomic window from Clostridiales bacterium contains:
- a CDS encoding isoleucine--tRNA ligase, translated to MFENLSEKAIAHLQNEQADQWEKEDLLGKCVSTRKGKPSFVFYEGPPTANGRPGIHHVIARTLKDSVCRYKTMQGFEVKRKAGWDTHGLPVEIEVEKQLSMSGKQDIEKYGIKEFNLKCKESVFTYERQWREMTKRMGYIIDLDNPYITLDNNYIESGWWILKEFFKAGLIYEGHKILPYCPRCGTGLASHEVALGYKEVKTNTVVAKFKRKDANEYFLAWTTTPWTLASNVALTVGADIDYIKAEQEGKVYYLAKALADKVLGAESYQILAEMKGKELEHIEYEQLMPFIQVDKKAFFVTCADYVTIEDGTGIVHTAPAFGEDDYNTGRRYDLPVPNPVDEQGNYTETPWAGRFVLDPNLDVDIIKWLASEDKIYAKEKMEHNYPHCWRCGTPLIYYAKPSWYIEMTKLKDQLVANNNEVNWFPDFVGEKRFGNWLENVNDWAISRNRYWGTPINIWKCECGHLESIGSRAELVEKAIETIDESIELHRPYVDDVHIKCEKCGSTMSRIPEVMDCWFDSGAMPFAQHHYPFENKEKFDEELFPADFICEGIDQTRGWFYSLLAISTFIKGKAPYRNVLVNDLILDKEGKKMSKTKGNTVDPFQLFDKYGADATRWYLLYVSPAWSPTKFDEDGLIEVVSKFFGTLKNVYNFFVLYSNQDEINPKGFAIDYSQRPELDRWILSKFNGLVKDVTEEMNRYDHMKSVRKIQDFVNEDLSNWYIRRARRRFWGEELTDDKKAVYATTYEVLVGLAQLAAPFAPFITDEMYQKLTGEESVHLSFYPVAKEEYIDENVEARMDLVRTLVGLGRGAREKERIKVRQPLQKILVDGKYESLIGDMMDLITEELNVKEVVFEKQLDQYMNFGLKPNFKVAGPALGAKIKAFGGALAKADPLLVVEQMEKNGEAVISIDGEDTTIARDFIDIQISAKEGFTVSMENNIFTILDTTITPELVSEGLAREMISKVQQLRKQKDFEMMDQIKIAYQADEEVQAALAEHKDYIMKETLAVDLIEAAAELTVYDLNGHKTGIDVERI
- a CDS encoding regulatory protein RecX, with protein sequence MSIERKRIEKNKENNGSQKISSFDCRDTALLFLNRRDRSVHEVRQHLASRDFDREEIDVAIAELIELGYLDDFRYCENYLRYAMGKGRGPGRVAAELKDKGLDPALIQEIVKEGFGKDAEKEAAMKEAQKILHAKSSFYAAAELINSGSNGESFDEGGENIPREIDDKTIAKIGRRLSSLGYRTDVIYDIMSRIRKKSDFFDL
- a CDS encoding MBL fold metallo-hydrolase — protein: MRIQILSENRTNHTECMAEHGLAVYIETDEKTLVFDMGGSQLYLDNADKLKIDLTQADAAVISHGHYDHTGGIPSFCKLNKNAPIYIHKEAFGATYGMEDGKLDEESCGIRWTEEEKKMLQGRLILTEGPLWLTNDIVISGTIPKTDVFTPTEQFYIKGQDGELRPDEMNHEQFLAIRLKGDRETGRGIFIFSGCSHTGVIPCISYAKELFPGEKILGLLAGMHLYHTKGDDLNQILDQIAAEEMEYVIPVHCTGMEGICGLKLRLGSRCIPAGVGDQLIF
- a CDS encoding DMT family transporter, giving the protein MSKKSISIKTEKRKAAEGEQGQTPGNIKVYGSAVLFSFIVGFSFIGVKTCVSIATPLETLTYRFNFAFLAALVVVLFGVVKINLKEKPRIKLALTAGFYVGFMILQTIGLLFATSIESGILFAIIPILAKIIAGFFLKESTSWKQNIFVCLSVAAVILMFVLGSTDLTVNLIGLVILFLASIFMAISNVMMRYVRKIYQPFEITFFITAGGCILFNLAMILFGLKNGTLGSYFDPLTHSDFILATLYLGIPSTLISAMLMAYMLAHMEAVKATIFGNLSTAISIVAGVIVLGEPLEFYHILCTVLIIIGVVGLSMPSMAKKEGEL